Proteins encoded within one genomic window of Balaenoptera ricei isolate mBalRic1 chromosome 10, mBalRic1.hap2, whole genome shotgun sequence:
- the BTG1 gene encoding protein BTG1, with protein sequence MHPFYTRAATMIGEIAAAVSFISKFLRTKGLTSERQLQTFSQSLQELLAEHYKHHWFPEKPCKGSGYRCIRINHKMDPLIGQAAQRIGLSSQELFRLLPSELTLWVDPYEVSYRIGEDGSICVLYEASPAGGSTQNSTNVQMVDSRISCKEELLLGRTSPSKNYNMMTVSG encoded by the exons aTGCATCCCTTCTACACCCGGGCCGCCACCATGATAGGCGAGATCGCCGCCGCCGTGTCCTTCATCTCCAAGTTCCTCCGCACCAAGGGGCTCACGAGCGAGCGACAGCTGCAGACCTTCAGCCAGAGCTTGCAGGAGCTGCTGGCAG AACATTATAAACATCACTGGTTCCCAGAAAAGCCCTGCAAGGGATCAGGTTACCGCTGTATTCGCATCAACCATAAAATGGATCCTCTGATTGGACAGGCAGCACAGCGGATTGGACTGAGCAGTCAGGAGCTGTTCAGGCTTCTCCCAAGTGAACTCACACTCTGGGTTGATCCCTACGAAGTGTCTTACAGAATTGGAGAGGATGGCTCCATCTGTGTGCTGTACGAAGCCTCACCAGCAGGAGGTAGCACCCAAAACAGCACCAACGTGCAAATGGTAGACAGCAGAATCAGCTGTAAGGAGGAACTTCTCTTGGGCAGAACAAGCCCTTCCAAAAACTACAATATGATGACTGTATCAGGTTAA